A stretch of the Desulfitobacterium chlororespirans DSM 11544 genome encodes the following:
- the cobT gene encoding nicotinate-nucleotide--dimethylbenzimidazole phosphoribosyltransferase, giving the protein MSKTELEQDKLVDDFLRQENLSDASLEECETALNHLIQGIHGLDEQVMSAVQTRLDSLTKPQGSLGVLEALAKQLGGIQGQPWPEVQKKAILVMAGDHGVVAEGVSAFPQEVTPQMFYNFLGGGAGINVLARHAGAEVICTDVGMAFPLDPPELMAHRIMNGTHNMAQGPAMSRKEALLSLLTGAKIARQAIDSGVNVLATGEVGIGNTTPSTAIISLLTGLPPQEVTGRGTGLDDAGLIRKQDVIARSIAINQPDPKDGVDILSKIGGLEIGALAGAILAAAYSRVPILLDGVISTAAALIAVRICPTARFFLIPSHSSVEIGHRAALEQLDLKPIMHLDFRLGEGTGAAIAFHLLDASIRILNEMATFESAGVSGKN; this is encoded by the coding sequence ATGAGTAAAACCGAATTAGAACAGGACAAGCTAGTGGATGACTTCTTGAGACAGGAAAATTTAAGTGACGCTTCCCTGGAGGAATGTGAAACCGCCTTAAACCATCTTATCCAGGGAATACACGGCCTTGACGAACAGGTCATGTCCGCTGTGCAAACCCGTTTAGATTCCTTAACCAAACCCCAAGGCAGTTTAGGAGTCTTGGAAGCCCTCGCCAAACAACTGGGCGGGATTCAAGGTCAGCCTTGGCCGGAAGTACAAAAGAAAGCCATTCTGGTCATGGCAGGAGATCATGGCGTGGTGGCGGAAGGTGTCAGTGCCTTCCCCCAGGAAGTAACCCCGCAGATGTTCTATAATTTCCTGGGCGGCGGGGCGGGGATCAATGTCCTGGCCCGTCATGCCGGCGCCGAGGTGATCTGCACCGATGTGGGCATGGCTTTCCCCCTGGATCCGCCGGAGCTTATGGCTCACCGCATCATGAACGGAACCCATAACATGGCCCAGGGGCCGGCCATGAGCCGTAAAGAAGCTCTGCTTTCCCTGCTGACCGGCGCTAAAATCGCCCGCCAGGCTATTGATTCCGGAGTGAATGTTCTGGCCACGGGGGAAGTGGGAATTGGCAATACCACCCCCAGTACAGCCATTATTTCTCTCTTGACAGGCTTGCCGCCTCAGGAAGTTACCGGACGGGGCACCGGTCTGGATGATGCGGGACTCATCCGCAAGCAGGACGTCATCGCCCGCTCTATCGCCATCAATCAGCCCGACCCCAAGGATGGAGTAGATATCCTCAGCAAAATAGGGGGCCTGGAGATCGGTGCCCTGGCCGGGGCAATTCTTGCCGCAGCCTACTCCCGCGTACCCATCCTTTTAGACGGAGTCATCTCCACTGCCGCCGCTCTCATTGCTGTCCGTATCTGCCCCACGGCCCGCTTCTTCCTGATTCCCTCTCATTCTTCTGTGGAGATCGGCCACAGAGCCGCCCTGGAACAACTGGATCTCAAACCCATCATGCACCTGGATTTCCGGTTAGGAGAGGGAACAGGAGCCGCTATCGCTTTCCATCTTCTGGACGCCTCCATCCGCATTCTCAACGAGATGGCTACTTTTGAATCCGCAGGAGTCAGCGGCAAAAATTAA
- a CDS encoding ATP-binding protein translates to MNRTKITRLALLLDGMVVFRGIIGDPVTASFQNLFQRIGSKEFDLMAIYKDYHYFCSLATQVHWPDYLWERMLQDDNELARQTAQQGKDRVPAGLCRLAGRELLYLRELAELKAEDIKDAVKARCAEQETEEPGLWLEEPLRPESWPGWLSLPDMDREKETYAKEGNQAELYLLTAQKRLKQSLLQGTEEEMVEALLAYYQTMGTGLFGRCMALKWRSRMERLEGVHPEPMRISKLINQEREQGIILQNTEFFLKGLPANNVILYGNRGTGKSSLVKALVQEYGEQGLRLVELSKTDLHDYPKIIRLLARQPLKFILFIDDLSFEDTESDYKNLKTLLEGGLEGKPQNVLIYATSNRRHLVRETFGERQVEEVHRRDNMEEKLSLSDRFGITVTFPTPDQEGYLKIVEELAAQDGLAIPKEDLRQQALRWVMNHNARSGRTARQFVDFLVAREGLAAQS, encoded by the coding sequence GTGAATAGGACGAAAATTACCCGGTTAGCCCTTCTTTTGGACGGAATGGTTGTTTTTCGCGGCATCATAGGGGACCCGGTGACGGCTTCTTTCCAAAACCTGTTCCAGAGGATAGGGAGCAAGGAATTTGATCTGATGGCAATTTATAAAGACTATCATTATTTCTGTTCTTTAGCGACCCAGGTTCATTGGCCTGATTATCTTTGGGAGCGTATGCTTCAAGACGACAATGAGCTGGCCAGGCAAACAGCTCAACAGGGAAAGGACCGGGTCCCGGCCGGGCTTTGCCGGCTGGCTGGTCGGGAACTGCTGTATTTGCGGGAGCTTGCCGAGCTGAAGGCGGAAGATATTAAGGATGCTGTTAAGGCACGGTGTGCAGAGCAGGAGACGGAAGAGCCGGGCCTCTGGCTGGAGGAGCCATTGCGCCCGGAAAGCTGGCCTGGCTGGCTAAGTCTTCCGGATATGGATAGGGAAAAAGAAACTTATGCAAAAGAAGGAAATCAGGCTGAGCTGTATCTCCTCACCGCTCAGAAAAGGTTGAAGCAGAGTCTGCTTCAGGGAACAGAAGAGGAAATGGTGGAGGCGCTGCTTGCTTATTATCAAACCATGGGTACCGGATTGTTTGGCCGGTGCATGGCTCTCAAATGGCGGAGCCGTATGGAAAGGCTTGAAGGGGTACACCCTGAGCCGATGCGCATAAGCAAGTTGATTAATCAGGAACGGGAACAGGGAATCATCCTCCAGAATACTGAATTTTTTCTGAAAGGCCTTCCGGCCAATAATGTGATTCTCTATGGCAATCGTGGGACCGGGAAATCTTCCTTGGTGAAAGCTTTAGTGCAGGAATATGGTGAGCAAGGACTGCGCCTGGTCGAATTATCGAAAACAGACTTGCATGACTACCCGAAGATTATTCGGCTCCTGGCCAGGCAGCCTTTGAAGTTCATCCTGTTTATTGACGACCTTTCTTTTGAAGACACGGAAAGTGATTATAAGAATCTGAAGACCCTGCTGGAGGGAGGGCTGGAAGGGAAGCCCCAAAATGTACTGATCTATGCCACCTCCAACCGGCGCCATCTGGTCAGAGAAACCTTCGGCGAACGTCAGGTTGAGGAAGTCCACCGGCGGGATAATATGGAGGAAAAATTGTCCTTATCCGACCGTTTCGGCATTACGGTCACCTTCCCTACACCGGATCAGGAAGGATATCTGAAGATTGTCGAGGAGTTAGCGGCTCAGGATGGGCTGGCAATTCCCAAAGAGGATTTAAGACAGCAGGCTCTGCGCTGGGTGATGAATCATAATGCCCGTTCGGGGAGAACGGCCCGTCAGTTTGTGGATTTTTTGGTGGCCAGGGAAGGGTTGGCCGCTCAGTCATAG
- a CDS encoding GerAB/ArcD/ProY family transporter, with the protein MNVKISSRQSFCTYFVIVSLSLGMPNLIIRDLGQDFWLAILVAMVIETMLGFFLYKMGRAYTNQTIFQYSKKILGRTLGKVMIGIFSLYCISVAITLTQILIEFFASMVMPETPRYVFAIVLLLVSTYACSAGLEVIMRLSEIIAPFVLGSFLFIMLFNIGNMEFDNLRPMFQHSLEEVLRGAMLPSAWFGICIIMGVLMAYHNNPKDMYKIKLMGVGLGILTITISMFFAIMVLSVEVGSRQLYSVYILARFVDVGNFIQRMEAFQIVSWTAGSFLILALFHYAGVEGLKHIFSKKSRLFLGISIAVIVFVFAVFINPTTIDKAVFLKNILGVYGLIVEICGVFLLFIVYVLKQKFKVVKKRSSNEQ; encoded by the coding sequence ATGAATGTAAAAATCTCAAGCCGTCAATCCTTTTGTACTTATTTCGTGATTGTTTCGCTGTCTTTAGGCATGCCCAATCTAATCATAAGAGATTTGGGGCAGGATTTTTGGCTGGCTATTCTGGTGGCTATGGTTATAGAAACAATGCTGGGCTTTTTCTTATATAAAATGGGCAGGGCTTATACCAATCAGACAATTTTTCAATACAGTAAGAAAATCCTCGGCAGAACATTAGGTAAGGTAATGATTGGAATTTTCAGCCTTTATTGTATTAGTGTAGCCATCACCCTTACGCAAATTCTTATCGAATTCTTTGCCTCGATGGTGATGCCGGAAACTCCGCGCTATGTCTTTGCCATCGTGCTTTTATTGGTGAGTACCTACGCCTGCAGTGCCGGGCTGGAAGTGATTATGAGGCTTTCTGAGATTATCGCTCCGTTTGTTCTTGGCTCCTTTCTCTTTATCATGCTGTTTAATATTGGGAATATGGAGTTTGATAATTTGAGGCCCATGTTCCAGCACAGCCTAGAGGAGGTTCTAAGGGGGGCCATGCTTCCTTCGGCTTGGTTCGGGATCTGCATTATTATGGGCGTTTTAATGGCATACCATAATAATCCTAAAGACATGTACAAGATAAAACTCATGGGAGTTGGCCTGGGTATCCTGACCATCACCATCTCCATGTTCTTTGCCATTATGGTTCTGAGTGTAGAAGTGGGGTCCAGGCAATTGTATTCCGTCTATATTCTTGCCCGCTTTGTTGATGTAGGAAATTTTATTCAAAGAATGGAAGCGTTTCAAATTGTCTCCTGGACGGCGGGATCTTTTTTGATTTTGGCTTTGTTTCACTATGCCGGTGTGGAAGGCTTAAAACATATTTTTTCCAAAAAATCCCGTCTGTTTTTAGGGATCAGCATTGCCGTGATTGTATTTGTTTTTGCTGTCTTTATTAATCCTACCACCATTGATAAAGCTGTATTTCTGAAAAACATCCTGGGAGTCTATGGCCTAATTGTCGAAATATGTGGAGTCTTTCTCCTTTTTATCGTTTACGTCTTAAAACAAAAATTCAAGGTTGTAAAGAAGAGGTCTTCAAATGAGCAATAA